A segment of the Spiroplasma helicoides genome:
TTGAAAGAATATATGACACTGTTTTTTTAGATTTCTTCCAAATTTAATAAAAAAATTAGAAAAAAATATTAATATCTTTAAAAGTGCTTATTTGTAGGCATTTTTTTAGTATTTTTTTCACATTTTTTTTTCCAAAATTTGCAAGTTTTACTTATTGGTGTAAAATACTAATATAAGTTATAAAAAAATGGGTAAAGATAAAAGCGATAGCAAGAAGGTGGGATAATGAAAAGTTTTGACTTAATTGTTAAAAAAATTAAGACAAACATCAAAAGCTATTTAGGTTTAATTGGTCTGATAGTGTTATTTTTCGTTTTCCCAATTTTTGATAGTTTAGTAAAAACTAAAGCAGAGTATCTTACGATTAAAGTTTTAAAAAATATAATAGGTTTTGCAGTTGCAATTTATTTTTTAGCAATTTATTTTGACGAAGTACTAGAATTTATCGATAAAGTTGATATTGAAAAGAAAAAAATGGAACACTACTTTTGAATTTTCAAAAAAGATAATATAAAATCTATCATCAAAATGTTTTTATGTTTACTACCATTTGCAATAATAAGTTCATTTTACATTTTCGATTTATCAAGACATTTTGGGTCTAGTGAAAATTTAAGGGATGCTTTACTAAATTCACATAACAACCCTTTAATGTATAAAGAATATTTACCATTTGCTAACATGCCATTTTTAAATAGATTTGACTTCTTATATGAAAATGAATATTATACAGCTGTTTCTGCACTTGTGACTGTAATACTTTCTTATGTAGTTATTGGGACTGTATTATTTGCTTTTGTAAAAATTTCTTTAGCAAGATTTGAGGCCAAATTAGCTAAAAAACTAAGCCAATCAGTAGAAGTTGTTAAAGATCCAAGTGAACATATAATGACAAAAAAGGAATCTTTTAGAGAATTTATGAATCAAAATGATGAAAAATTATATTATTATATTGTTCATGGTAATCAAGATAATCATAATGCAATTTCTCTTAAAAAGACAGAATTTCTAACAGTCGTAAAAAAAGGAACAACACCACCACTAGATGTAATAGGAATGAATTAAACTATTACAAGTGTATATCCAAACCGTTTTACCCATAAATTTATTTTTATGGTTCAATATAATAATTCAAGTAATTAATAAAATGTCGGGTTTAGTTTTAACACCACAAAAATTACTTGATAGATATTGGTGTTAAAACTTTTTTGAAAAAGGTTATTTATAACCTTTTTTTGTTTTTTATAAATTTGCTAGTTTTAGAGATATAATAGTTCTATAAGAGGTTAATTATGATACTAACAAAATTAAAATGATTTATTTTAGTAATTTTCCCTCTAATATTTGTTTTTGAAATACCATTGTTTGTAACTAGTCACTATGATACTTATTGAGCAATGCTTTGAGTTAGTTTTTGCTTGATTATAATAGCTTTATCAATTAGTTTATGAATTATGATAGAACAATTTGTTAGAAATAATACTAAAATGTTAATTAAAGGACTAAACTATTGTATTTGTATTTTTATATTTTCAATTTTATTGTTAGTTTTTTGATTCGTTCAATTTTATTTTTTTAGGTATGTAGAGGGTATTAGCCTTATTGACACCATAATTTCAGGATTTATAGCAGGATTTTCAGGTTTAAATTTTGTGTTTTCGATATTTATTTTTCCGCTAATGGCCTGTGAGTAAAATTAAAAAAATTTTGCAATTATGTAAAAAAGTAGATATTATATACTTATATAAATGAATATTATGAGGAGTAAAAAATATAGTTTATTCAGAGAACTAGTGGTTGGTGAGAACTAGTAAATCATATTTTTGAAGGTTGCATAGTATAAAACTTAATATACAACTAAGGTGAGTTTAAGTTTTTTTTAAACTAATTAGGATGGTACCGCGGAGACAATTCGTTCCTATTTTATTTTTATAAGATAGGTTTTTTTTTGAAAGGAAAATAAATATGAAAAAAGAGTTAGAAAAAAAATATGATCATTTAGCAGTTGAAAAAAATAAATATGATTTTTGATTACAAAATAACTATTTTAAAGCAGATGTAAATAGCAAAAAACCTCCATATAGTATAGTAATTCCACCACCAAATGTTACAGGTAAACTACATCTTGGTCATGCTTGAGATGGTTCTTTACAAGATACATTAATAAGATACAAAAAGTTATCTGGATATGACACCTTATATCTACCTGGAATGGACCATGCTGGAATAGCTACACAAGCAAAAGTGGAACAAAGACTAAGAGAACAAGGAATAACTCGTTTTGATTTAGGTCGAGAAAAGTTTGTCCAAAAAGTATGAGAATGAAAAGAAGAATATGCTTCATTTATTAGAAAACAATGAGAAAAATTAGGACTAAGCTTAGATTACAGTGTTGAAAAATTTACATACTCACCAGAATTAAACAAATTAGTCAATAAAGTTTTTTGTACAATGTACAATAAAGGTTTGATATATAAAGAGAAAAAAATAGTTAATTGAGATCCTTTACAAAAAACAGCAATTTCAAACATTGAAGTTATTTACAAAGAAACGAATGGGGGAATGTATCATTTCAAATATATTTTAGAAAATGATACAAATAGTTATTTAGAAGTAGCTACAACTAGACCTGAAACAATGTTTGGTGATGTTTGTTTAGTTGTTAATCCTAAAGATGAACGTTATAAAAAATATGTTAATCAAAAGGTTATTAATCCTGTAAATGGTCAATTAATTCCAGTTATTGCTGATAGTTATGTTGATATAGAATTTGGAACTGGAGTTATGAAATGTACTCCAGCACATGATCCAAATGACTTTATTATTGGTAAAAAATATAATTTAGATCAAATTATATGTATGAATCCTGATGGAACTATGAATGAATTAGCTGGCAATTTAAATGGTTTAGATAGATTTGAAGCTAGAAAACAACTTATTGTACAAATGCAAGAAAAAGGATTATTTATTAAGAAAGAAGAAATAGTTCATCAAGTTGGTTATTCTGAAAGAAGTGATGCAATTGTTGAACCATATTTATCAGAACAATGGTTTGTTAAAATGAATTATTTAGCAAAACAAGTTATTGATTTACAAAAAAGTGATAATAAAATTAACTTTTATCCAAATAGGTTTGATGATGTCTTAAATAAATGAATGGAAAACGTAAATGATTGAACTATTTCAAGACAACTTTGATGAGGACACCAAATTCCTGCATGGTATAACAAAAATACAAATGAAATTTATGTAGGTGAAGTTGCTCCAAAAGATATAGAAAATTGAGTGCAAGATGAAGATGTTTTAGACACTTGATTTTCTTCTGCATTGTGACCATTTGCAACTTTAGAATGAGATGGTGATAAAAACTCAAAATATTTTGATCGCTATTTTCCAACATCAACTATGATTACTGGATATGATATAGTATTTTTTTGAGTTGCAAGAATGATTTTTCAATCATTAGAATTTACTCATCAAAAACCATTTAATGATGTCTTGATGCATGGACTAATTAGAGATGAACAAGGTAGAAAAATGTCTAAATCATTAGGTAATGGAGTTGACCCAATGGAAGTTATTAAAAATTTTGGAGCAGATTCTATGCGTTACTTTTTACTAACTAACTCATCTCCAGGACAGGATTTAAGATATAGTGAAGAAAAACTAAGAGCAAGCTGAAACTTTATCAATAAAATTTGAAATGCTTCAAGATTTGTATTAATTAATTTAGATAATAAAAATATTAATATCGATATAAATAACATCAAAAAAATTATAGATCTCAATGAAAATTTAGCATGTAAATGAATTTTAACTAAGCTTACAAGAGTTCAGAAAAGTTACTATGAAGCTATGGAAAAATATGAGTTTACAATTATAGGAAAAACTCTTTATAATTTTATTTGAAATGACTATTGCAGTTGATTTATAGAGTTAGTTAAAGCAGACTCATTAGGTTGTGATGAAAAAAGTAAAAATAATTTAACTACAGTACTTATATTTGTTTTAAAAGAGATATTGGTTATGTTACATCCAATAATGCCTTTTGTAACAGAAGAAATTTATCAAAAACTTAAAATAAAAAATTCAATCCTAGAAGAAGAATTTAAAATAAACGAATGAAATTATGATGTTAATAATTTTGAAGACTTTATAATTGAATCAATCAAAAAAATTAGAGAATTTAGAATTAGTCAAAATATAGAAAAAAATCAAATATTGAATTTTTCTATTTTAGACGATTCCAATACAGTTACAAGTGAAGAGTGAAATATTTTTAATCGTTATTTAGAGTTTTTTGTTAAATCAAATGTTCAAAAAACGAAGTTGATAGGTGAGGTTGTTTCAATTCCGGTGGGTAATAAATTTTTAGAAATTATAAAAGCAAGTTTTATAGACGAAAAAAAACAACTACTAGATCTTCAAGACCAAAAAAAAGCTTTAGAAAAAGAAATTAATAGATCTCAATCTATTTTATCTAATGAAAATTTTTTACAAAAAGCAGATAAAAATAAAATTGAAATAGAAAAAAACAAGTTTTTAAAATATGAAGTTGAGTATAAAGCTATTGTTGAAAAAATAAAATTATTGTCTAATAAATAATTTTTAAACTCTATAAAAAACATTATGTAAAGCTTAGATACAATGAAAAAATTGCTAAGCTTTTTTATTTGTTGCTTTATTAGTTACATCAAGTTCTAATGCCTTTTTAACTTGTTATTCTATTATATTTTAATATTAGTGGCAAGTTGTTACTAAATTATTTTATAAACTACATAAATAATTATTTTTATTTAAGTAATTTTAAAGATTATTTATCTAAAATGCTAATTTTAATTAATTAAATAAAAATTTAAAAACATTCGATTTGATATTATATATTAATTAATTTTACAACACATGAGATTTTTATATTTTATATAAATGCTCATATATTGATTATTTTTTATTTAAACTTTACACAACTTTAAAAATTGATTTACATATTCAAAAAAATTTTATTATATGTTAAATAAAAATTAGTAGACATTAAAGCGAATATTTATATATCGGACACTTATAATAATTATTTTGCTCATATATATTCATTAAAATATATATTTTATATTTTTTGTAATTATTTATCTAGGAATGCGTATATTTAGTGTGCTTGATTTAAATTAAAAAAAAACAGAAATATATTTCTGTTTTTTTTTAATTTATGATTTGGTTTAATGTTTCAGAATCAATATCTTTTATAACTGAAGCTATAAACTCTTTATAATCTTGATGTGATCTTCTTAAATCTTCAAGTAATTTACAATCAGGATCATCTAAATTATTGTATGAAAGGGCGTTTATAATTGTTTCTTTAATATATCCACAGCCAATGTTGTTAGTTATTGCTATTTGAAATGGTTTTAAAATTCTTTCATCAAGTTGTAACTTTTTAAGGGTATTTCTTGCAACTCTATCAAATTCATCTTTTATATGAACATTTGTAAATCTACTTACTACAGAATCAATGAAATCATCTAATGCTTCTCTATTATAATTAAATTGAAATTCAACAACATTTGAAATTTCTGTAAGATATCTTTTTAAAAATATAATTAGTCTATTATCTATTTCATTATTTAAAGTTTCATTAATAAATTTATTTTTAAATTTTGAAAGTTGTCATTCTTTTCAAGCGATTGAAGCATGACCTCCATTTAACATTCATACTTTTTTACAAATTTCAGCATCAATATTTTCTGTGTACTTGATTGTAGTAATTTTTTCAAGTTCACTAGGTCAGTTTCTTTCGTCTGCGACTCATGATGAGTAGGGTTCAACTTTGATGCTTAAATCACTTGATACTTCATTAGGTACAATTCTATCAACCATAACATCAACAAATTTAATTAATTTTTTGTCAAATTTATATGATTCTATAACTTCTTTTTCAAATAATGAAGAAATTTTTTCTCCGTTTTCACAACACATAATTATTAAAGGTTTTTTAATACTTTCTTTTGCTTTGATAAATTTTATAACTTGATCTTTAATATATTTTAAATTGACTGATCCTATTGAAGTTGTTAAAACATCAAATTCTTCTAATTTCAATTCTTTGTCGATATCGTTAGAATGAACTGCATTATAACCACTTACTTTAACGATTTTTTCTTTTTCATCTAATTCAATTACATTATATTCTTTTGTTTCTTTTAATTTACTTATTAAATCAATATTATTGTCTGTAAAGTATAATTCTTTAATTTGTTTACTGTTGAAAAGAATAGGGGCAATAAAACCTCTTCCAATATTTCCTGCTCCAAAATGTAGTACTTTCATTAAAAGTTAAACTCCTGTAAAAATCTATCTTCTGAAGGGTTTTTTATTAGATCTTCAACAAGTTCTAATTCCATCATCTTTTCAGCAATATTGGCAAGTATATCAACATGTTTATCAGATTTAGCTGCAATTCCAATAAAGAAATTTACAGGATTTGAATCATAATCTACAGGATTTTTATAGTGCATAATGACAATTCCATCTTTTATTACACCTTTGTCATCCATTCCGTGAGGGATTGCTAAGTAATTCCCAATGTAAACTGAGAATTTTTTTTCTCTTTCAATCATTGAATCAATGTATGACTCTTCTACATAACCTAATTGTTTTAAAAGTTGTCCACATTGTTTGATTGCTTCTACTTTATTCTTGGCAGTTTGATTTATTTTTATATTATCTTTTTTTAATATTTCATTTTTCATTTTTTCACCTACTAAATTTTCGTATAATTTTTCACTAATTATTTTATGAATCTCATTTTTTTTACTCAATAGCAGTATTATTGGCATAACTATTAAATTATCTAAATTTGTCTCACTTATATCAATTGAAGATATAACTAAATCAAAGTTTTTTAATTTATCTTTATTAATCATTGAGTAAGATATGTTTTTAACTACTGCATTTCTGTACAAAGAACTTAAATGATTTTTTATCATAGCACTTTGTCCCATACCACCAATACATATTGTTAAAAATTTCAATTTCTTTTCATATATGTATGAATCAAACCAAACTAATACATGAATAAATATTTCATAAATCAATAAGTTAATATTTTTTTTATCATTAAAATATTTTTTTAAGTTTTTTTCAATAAAATATCACAGTTCTTTGTATTTTATTTTATAAGAGTCTAAGTTTCTTGAATATTCTTCGATGATAAATTCATCAACGTTTTCTACAAATAAATTTGAAGAGATATGATTAATAATTCTTTCATTCATTTCATCACTTAAAGCCATTTTGTTATTAAAAAGTTTTTTTATGTCTTGATTTAAGTCTTTAATAAAACTCTTAATTTTATTGTTACTATCATCATCAAGTGCTTGTTTTATAAAAAACAAACCTATGTCATCACTTGAATAAATATCTTTTGCTAATGTTACAAACTCATTGTAATATTCTATTTTTTCTACTTGATCTAAAATCTTTTTATTTTTAGGGTGATTTAATCAGTAGGTAATTTTGATAGCAAGAATTATTAAGTTTAAGTTTGATACATTAATTTGATTAGATGTAAATTCAATAAGTCAATAAAATATTTTATTATACACATTAATCTGATATCTATTTTTTAAGAAATTGTAAATATAATTGGAAAAAAGTTTTTCTATTTTATTTAATTTTAAAACGGAATAAACTTTTTTGAATAGTATATATTTTGTTGTAATGTCAATTAGAATACTTATTTCACTATTTTTATTAATTTCAGGAACCTTTATTCCTTGTTTGTTAATTAATAGCTTTAAATCATATTTTTTTAAAAGCCCATTTAGTTCTTCCAAATCATCTTCTAAAATATTTGCTGATATATCTAAATCATCAATTATTTGTAATTTTGTTGTTGTTTGATCTCGAAGTAGGGTAAGTAAGATATAAAGTAATCTTTCTTCTTTTAGTAAAAATTTATCATCAAGTTGTAAGTAATTTAAAATATCTTCAGTATTACCTATAAACTTAATATCGGTTTCATTTAACAATAATTTAAAATTACCTAATTTTTGTAAAAAATCATTTATTTCTTCTAAATCTCTGTTTAGGGTTTTATCACTTATATCAAAGTGATTGATAATGACTTTACTTTCAATATTTTTATAATTTATTAGTGTATATAATATTCTAAGTTGTCTTTCTTTCTTCATTGTTTGGAACCCCATTTTGTTCACTAAATTCTATCACTATTTTATCATAAAAGGCTTTATCCAAGAAGTTTTGAATACTTTTATGAATAGCATTTGGGGCTTTTTGTTTAGCATAGTTTGATAATTGTTCTTGAGTTATAACATATTGAGCATCTTCTGGTAGCTCTTTGACTGGGAAATTAACGACTTTTATGTCGATGTGAGCTTCTTTAAGTTTTTTTCTTAAAACTGATGCTCCCATAGCACTAGATCCCATTCCAGCTTCACAAGCAAAGATAATTGTTTTTA
Coding sequences within it:
- a CDS encoding mannitol dehydrogenase family protein; this encodes MKVLHFGAGNIGRGFIAPILFNSKQIKELYFTDNNIDLISKLKETKEYNVIELDEKEKIVKVSGYNAVHSNDIDKELKLEEFDVLTTSIGSVNLKYIKDQVIKFIKAKESIKKPLIIMCCENGEKISSLFEKEVIESYKFDKKLIKFVDVMVDRIVPNEVSSDLSIKVEPYSSWVADERNWPSELEKITTIKYTENIDAEICKKVWMLNGGHASIAWKEWQLSKFKNKFINETLNNEIDNRLIIFLKRYLTEISNVVEFQFNYNREALDDFIDSVVSRFTNVHIKDEFDRVARNTLKKLQLDERILKPFQIAITNNIGCGYIKETIINALSYNNLDDPDCKLLEDLRRSHQDYKEFIASVIKDIDSETLNQIIN
- a CDS encoding PTS sugar transporter subunit IIA, which translates into the protein MKKERQLRILYTLINYKNIESKVIINHFDISDKTLNRDLEEINDFLQKLGNFKLLLNETDIKFIGNTEDILNYLQLDDKFLLKEERLLYILLTLLRDQTTTKLQIIDDLDISANILEDDLEELNGLLKKYDLKLLINKQGIKVPEINKNSEISILIDITTKYILFKKVYSVLKLNKIEKLFSNYIYNFLKNRYQINVYNKIFYWLIEFTSNQINVSNLNLIILAIKITYWLNHPKNKKILDQVEKIEYYNEFVTLAKDIYSSDDIGLFFIKQALDDDSNNKIKSFIKDLNQDIKKLFNNKMALSDEMNERIINHISSNLFVENVDEFIIEEYSRNLDSYKIKYKELWYFIEKNLKKYFNDKKNINLLIYEIFIHVLVWFDSYIYEKKLKFLTICIGGMGQSAMIKNHLSSLYRNAVVKNISYSMINKDKLKNFDLVISSIDISETNLDNLIVMPIILLLSKKNEIHKIISEKLYENLVGEKMKNEILKKDNIKINQTAKNKVEAIKQCGQLLKQLGYVEESYIDSMIEREKKFSVYIGNYLAIPHGMDDKGVIKDGIVIMHYKNPVDYDSNPVNFFIGIAAKSDKHVDILANIAEKMMELELVEDLIKNPSEDRFLQEFNF
- a CDS encoding valine--tRNA ligase; the encoded protein is MKKELEKKYDHLAVEKNKYDFWLQNNYFKADVNSKKPPYSIVIPPPNVTGKLHLGHAWDGSLQDTLIRYKKLSGYDTLYLPGMDHAGIATQAKVEQRLREQGITRFDLGREKFVQKVWEWKEEYASFIRKQWEKLGLSLDYSVEKFTYSPELNKLVNKVFCTMYNKGLIYKEKKIVNWDPLQKTAISNIEVIYKETNGGMYHFKYILENDTNSYLEVATTRPETMFGDVCLVVNPKDERYKKYVNQKVINPVNGQLIPVIADSYVDIEFGTGVMKCTPAHDPNDFIIGKKYNLDQIICMNPDGTMNELAGNLNGLDRFEARKQLIVQMQEKGLFIKKEEIVHQVGYSERSDAIVEPYLSEQWFVKMNYLAKQVIDLQKSDNKINFYPNRFDDVLNKWMENVNDWTISRQLWWGHQIPAWYNKNTNEIYVGEVAPKDIENWVQDEDVLDTWFSSALWPFATLEWDGDKNSKYFDRYFPTSTMITGYDIVFFWVARMIFQSLEFTHQKPFNDVLMHGLIRDEQGRKMSKSLGNGVDPMEVIKNFGADSMRYFLLTNSSPGQDLRYSEEKLRASWNFINKIWNASRFVLINLDNKNINIDINNIKKIIDLNENLACKWILTKLTRVQKSYYEAMEKYEFTIIGKTLYNFIWNDYCSWFIELVKADSLGCDEKSKNNLTTVLIFVLKEILVMLHPIMPFVTEEIYQKLKIKNSILEEEFKINEWNYDVNNFEDFIIESIKKIREFRISQNIEKNQILNFSILDDSNTVTSEEWNIFNRYLEFFVKSNVQKTKLIGEVVSIPVGNKFLEIIKASFIDEKKQLLDLQDQKKALEKEINRSQSILSNENFLQKADKNKIEIEKNKFLKYEVEYKAIVEKIKLLSNK